In the Mesorhizobium sp. genome, one interval contains:
- a CDS encoding GFA family protein, with translation MPMRLNGSCRCGAVSFEVDSHTPVPYQRCYCSICRKEQGGGGYAINLGALSRTLKIRGKRHLGLYRARIGDDEHPRCEISSGERRFCRTCGSALWLYDPTWPDLVHPFASAIDNDLPMPKSSVHLMLKYKANWVEPDIRKGDLSFELYPEESIADWHRRQGVWIE, from the coding sequence ATGCCGATGAGACTGAACGGGTCATGCCGCTGCGGCGCGGTGTCGTTCGAGGTCGACAGCCACACGCCGGTTCCCTATCAGCGCTGCTACTGTTCGATCTGCCGCAAGGAGCAGGGCGGCGGTGGCTATGCGATCAATCTCGGCGCGCTGTCCCGCACGCTGAAGATCAGGGGCAAGCGCCACCTCGGCCTCTACCGGGCGCGGATCGGGGACGACGAGCATCCGCGATGCGAGATATCGAGCGGCGAGCGGCGCTTCTGCCGCACGTGCGGCTCGGCCCTATGGCTCTACGACCCGACATGGCCGGACCTGGTTCACCCGTTCGCCTCCGCCATCGACAACGACCTGCCGATGCCGAAATCCAGCGTTCATCTGATGCTGAAATACAAGGCGAACTGGGTCGAACCAGATATCCGCAAAGGCGATCTGAGCTTCGAACTCTATCCCGAGGAATCGATCGCCGACTGGCACCGACGGCAGGGCGTCTGGATCGAATGA
- a CDS encoding SUF system Fe-S cluster assembly protein → MNETVGRDEILASSAIPPEELARLTDDIVSALKTVYDPEIPADIYELGLVYRIDIEDDRSVKIDMTLTAPGCPVAGEMPGWVENAVGAVEGVSGVDVKMVFDPPWTPDRMSEEAQVAVGWY, encoded by the coding sequence ATGAACGAGACCGTTGGACGAGACGAGATATTGGCATCGTCGGCCATTCCGCCGGAGGAACTTGCGAGGCTGACCGACGATATCGTTTCGGCGCTGAAAACCGTCTACGATCCCGAAATCCCTGCCGACATCTACGAACTCGGCCTGGTCTACCGGATCGACATCGAGGACGACCGTTCGGTCAAGATCGACATGACGCTGACCGCGCCTGGCTGCCCGGTCGCCGGCGAGATGCCCGGCTGGGTCGAGAATGCCGTCGGCGCCGTCGAGGGCGTGTCCGGCGTCGACGTGAAGATGGTCTTCGATCCGCCGTGGACGCCTGACCGCATGTCCGAAGAGGCGCAGGTGGCGGTTGGGTGGTATTGA
- a CDS encoding DEAD/DEAH box helicase → MSSDNQTAQEALTFADLGLSPKVLSAVTDAGYTVPTPIQAGAIPHALLGKDILGIAQTGTGKTAAFVLPMITRLEKGRARARMPRTLILEPTRELAAQVEENFVKYGKNHKLNIALLIGGVSFDEQEKKLERGADVLIATPGRLLDHRERGKLLLNGVEILVIDEADRMLDMGFIPDIERICEMIPFTRQTLFFSATMPPEITKLTEKFLQGPVRVEVAKAATTAATVTQRLVKSGSKAWDKRETLRRIIREEDAEIKNAIIFCNRKVDVAELYRSLTRHEFDAGALHGDMDQRARMAMLAAFREGKLKLLVASDVAARGLDIPDVSHVFNYDIPIHSEDYVHRIGRTGRAGRSGKAFTIVTRNDQKYLDAIEKLTGQKLEWHDGDLSTVVASAEDDHPRRSRGGKPERASRSRPGDKRERGRSGRLPSEPASMEKYVPREDAEFETAPVADLPGASRAEKPQPAQKTRGVEERKPREAAERKPRDVEDHKPQAARNDNRPRRDDRPRRDDTPRSRRRDDDLDDGTVGFGDDLPAFMKVSGKV, encoded by the coding sequence GTGTCATCAGACAATCAGACTGCGCAAGAAGCGCTAACCTTTGCGGACCTCGGTCTCTCGCCAAAGGTTCTCTCCGCCGTGACGGATGCCGGCTATACCGTCCCGACCCCGATCCAGGCCGGAGCCATTCCCCACGCACTGCTCGGCAAAGACATCCTGGGCATAGCCCAGACGGGCACCGGCAAGACCGCGGCCTTCGTGCTGCCGATGATTACCCGACTGGAAAAGGGCCGCGCGCGCGCGCGCATGCCGCGCACGCTGATCCTCGAACCGACGCGCGAACTCGCCGCCCAGGTCGAGGAAAACTTCGTCAAATACGGCAAGAACCACAAGCTCAACATCGCGCTGCTGATCGGCGGCGTGTCGTTCGACGAGCAGGAGAAGAAGCTGGAGCGCGGCGCCGATGTGCTAATCGCGACGCCGGGCCGCCTGCTCGATCACCGCGAGCGCGGCAAGCTGCTGCTCAACGGCGTCGAGATCCTCGTCATCGACGAGGCCGACCGCATGCTCGACATGGGCTTCATCCCCGATATCGAGCGCATCTGCGAGATGATTCCCTTCACCCGCCAGACGCTGTTCTTCTCGGCAACGATGCCGCCGGAGATCACCAAGCTGACGGAAAAGTTCCTGCAGGGTCCGGTGCGGGTCGAGGTTGCCAAGGCGGCGACCACCGCCGCGACGGTGACCCAGCGTTTGGTGAAGTCGGGGTCCAAGGCCTGGGACAAGCGAGAGACGCTGCGACGGATCATCCGCGAGGAAGATGCCGAGATCAAGAACGCGATCATCTTCTGCAACCGTAAGGTCGATGTCGCCGAACTCTACCGCTCGCTCACCCGCCACGAGTTCGACGCCGGCGCCCTGCATGGCGACATGGACCAGCGGGCGCGCATGGCGATGCTGGCGGCGTTCCGTGAAGGAAAGCTGAAGCTGCTCGTCGCCTCCGACGTCGCCGCGCGCGGCCTTGACATCCCCGATGTCAGCCACGTCTTCAACTACGATATTCCGATCCACTCGGAGGACTATGTCCACCGTATCGGTCGCACAGGCCGCGCCGGCCGGTCGGGCAAGGCGTTCACCATCGTCACCCGCAACGACCAGAAATATCTCGACGCGATCGAGAAGTTGACCGGCCAGAAGCTCGAATGGCACGACGGCGACCTGTCGACGGTCGTTGCCTCTGCCGAGGACGACCACCCTCGCCGTTCGCGCGGCGGCAAGCCGGAACGCGCCAGCCGTTCGCGCCCCGGCGACAAGCGCGAGCGCGGGCGTAGCGGCAGGTTGCCGAGCGAGCCGGCGTCGATGGAGAAATACGTTCCTCGGGAAGACGCCGAGTTCGAGACCGCGCCGGTCGCGGACTTGCCGGGTGCGTCCCGCGCAGAGAAGCCTCAGCCGGCACAGAAGACCCGGGGCGTCGAAGAGCGCAAACCGCGCGAAGCCGCCGAACGCAAGCCGCGGGACGTCGAGGATCACAAGCCGCAGGCGGCACGCAACGACAACCGGCCCCGCCGCGACGACCGTCCGCGTCGGGATGACACGCCGCGTTCGCGCCGCCGTGACGACGACCTGGACGACGGCACCGTCGGCTTCGGCGACGACCTGCCGGCCTTCATGAAGGTGTCCGGGAAGGTCTAA
- a CDS encoding hybrid sensor histidine kinase/response regulator yields the protein MSISLIDDVERLKRINQALISRVERSMEQQGNAFSLFQTAINLEGRVRQHTEDLRGALRRLEQSNTDLVSAKENAERANLSKTRFLAAASHDVLQPLNAAHLSVSALSELQTTAEGKQLVAQVERALGTMDDLLRTLLDISKLDAGVVRPEIGDVALQPLFHSLESDFLPIAEKKGLELRFRATSAVVRTDRPMFRRILQNVISNALRYTESGGVLVGARRRGGLVLVDVVDTGTGIPPDQYEAVYEEFHRGANALEGDRAGMGAGLGLGLAIVRRLVDALKHEISFTSRVGKGTTFRVVAQAAPASDRGDHFEAVPAAPRGYGLYGTRVLVVENDQAVREAMAALLSRWNCDVQVASSRGAALARLDGDWHPDLVIADQHLDHGDLGSQTIRHVRIKTGRAVPALLVTADPSDALATEARSSGIELMHKPVKPAELRALMAHLLA from the coding sequence ATGAGCATTTCGCTGATCGACGACGTTGAACGGCTGAAGCGCATCAACCAGGCGCTGATCAGCCGTGTCGAGCGCTCGATGGAACAGCAGGGCAACGCCTTTTCGCTGTTCCAGACGGCGATCAACCTCGAAGGCCGCGTCAGGCAGCATACGGAGGATCTGCGCGGCGCGCTTCGCCGGCTCGAACAATCGAACACCGACCTGGTTTCGGCCAAGGAGAACGCCGAGCGGGCCAACCTCTCCAAGACGCGGTTTCTTGCGGCCGCCAGCCATGACGTCCTTCAGCCCCTGAATGCCGCCCATCTGTCCGTCTCCGCGCTTTCGGAACTGCAGACGACGGCCGAAGGCAAGCAGCTTGTCGCACAGGTCGAGCGGGCGCTCGGGACGATGGACGATCTGCTGCGCACGCTGCTCGACATTTCGAAGCTCGACGCCGGCGTGGTCCGGCCGGAGATCGGCGACGTGGCGCTGCAGCCGCTGTTCCACTCGCTGGAATCGGATTTCCTGCCGATCGCCGAGAAGAAGGGTCTCGAGCTGCGGTTTCGCGCAACCAGCGCCGTCGTCCGCACCGACCGTCCGATGTTTCGACGCATCCTGCAGAACGTCATCTCCAATGCGCTCCGCTATACCGAGAGCGGCGGTGTTCTGGTCGGCGCGCGCCGGCGCGGCGGCCTGGTCCTGGTCGACGTCGTCGATACCGGGACCGGCATCCCGCCGGACCAGTACGAAGCCGTCTACGAGGAGTTTCACCGGGGCGCAAATGCGCTCGAGGGCGATCGCGCCGGCATGGGGGCGGGCCTCGGCCTCGGTCTCGCGATCGTGCGGAGGCTCGTGGACGCGCTGAAACACGAGATCTCTTTCACATCGCGGGTCGGCAAGGGCACTACCTTCCGTGTCGTCGCCCAGGCGGCGCCGGCGTCCGACCGTGGCGACCATTTCGAAGCTGTGCCGGCGGCTCCCCGCGGCTACGGTCTTTACGGAACCAGGGTACTGGTCGTCGAAAACGACCAGGCGGTGAGGGAAGCGATGGCAGCGCTTCTGTCACGCTGGAATTGCGACGTGCAGGTCGCTTCCAGCCGCGGCGCAGCACTTGCACGGCTCGACGGCGACTGGCACCCCGACCTCGTTATCGCCGATCAGCACCTCGACCATGGCGATCTCGGTTCCCAGACCATTCGTCATGTCCGAATCAAGACCGGCCGGGCGGTTCCAGCCCTGCTGGTCACAGCCGATCCGTCCGACGCCCTGGCTACCGAAGCGCGAAGTTCGGGCATCGAACTGATGCACAAGCCGGTCAAGCCGGCGGAACTGCGCGCCTTGATGGCCCACCTTCTCGCCTGA
- a CDS encoding TfoX/Sxy family protein, with protein MDQEHLRDLFEGVAPITFRRMFGGYGIYSDGMIFAVVLRDQLMLKGDAEVAGDYEAAGMERWHYVGRRHGKTVAMPYWTAPESTLDDPDEMTVWARKAIEAARRSGKA; from the coding sequence ATGGACCAGGAGCATCTCCGCGATCTCTTCGAGGGCGTGGCGCCCATCACCTTCCGCCGCATGTTCGGCGGCTACGGCATCTATAGCGACGGGATGATCTTCGCCGTCGTTCTGCGCGACCAGCTGATGCTGAAGGGCGATGCCGAGGTTGCCGGCGACTATGAGGCGGCGGGAATGGAGCGCTGGCACTATGTCGGCAGGCGCCACGGCAAGACGGTGGCCATGCCATACTGGACAGCGCCCGAGAGCACTCTCGATGATCCCGATGAAATGACCGTGTGGGCGCGCAAGGCGATCGAGGCCGCGCGTCGGAGCGGGAAGGCTTAG
- a CDS encoding response regulator transcription factor, with protein METRPTFATDTTARFLIIDDHPLFREALHSAVSMAYPKVETIEATTVAEALDILKGGAPFDLALLDLNIPGVQGFDGLLQIRTSHPRLPVVIVSGHEDNRIVSQALSYGAAGFIPKSSRKADLAAAIRDVMEGAVFVPQSYQPQPGTAQDEDRSDLIRRLSTLTPQQMRVLNMLRQGLLNKQIAYELQVGETTVKAHVSEILRKLHVYSRTQAVIEVSRLDQAELFREADSCV; from the coding sequence ATGGAAACCCGTCCGACTTTCGCAACCGACACGACGGCGCGCTTCCTGATCATCGACGACCACCCGCTGTTCCGCGAGGCGCTGCACAGCGCGGTCAGCATGGCCTATCCCAAGGTGGAGACGATCGAGGCGACGACGGTGGCGGAGGCGCTGGACATCCTGAAGGGCGGCGCGCCGTTCGATCTGGCGCTGCTCGACCTCAACATACCGGGCGTGCAGGGGTTCGACGGGCTGCTGCAGATCAGGACCAGCCATCCGCGACTGCCGGTCGTCATCGTTTCGGGCCACGAGGACAACCGCATCGTCTCGCAGGCGCTGTCCTACGGCGCGGCCGGTTTCATTCCGAAGTCGAGCCGCAAGGCCGACCTCGCCGCGGCGATTCGCGACGTGATGGAAGGCGCGGTCTTCGTTCCGCAATCCTACCAGCCGCAGCCGGGAACCGCGCAGGATGAAGACCGTTCGGACCTCATCCGTCGCTTGAGCACGCTGACGCCGCAGCAGATGCGGGTGCTCAACATGCTCCGCCAGGGCCTGCTCAACAAGCAGATCGCCTACGAGCTCCAGGTCGGCGAGACGACGGTCAAGGCTCATGTCTCCGAGATCCTGCGCAAGCTGCACGTCTACAGCCGCACGCAAGCGGTGATCGAGGTGTCGCGCCTCGATCAGGCGGAGCTCTTCCGCGAGGCCGACAGCTGCGTGTGA
- the sufD gene encoding Fe-S cluster assembly protein SufD codes for MNIHSTPKLTAAETALIDAFGERFSDLPGDAAVAVKRDNAVEALKAGLPTRRIEAWHYTDLRRLLASVPGHDSTLAARAEPALLAGSTVLSVLNGVSGTGAKIDGISVTRLVDKLVDGSFSPALGPQEPADTVGVLNTAFVADGYFVDIAAGAEIAAPIEIQNVQAGGQTHSRFPVRVGQGAKATIVERQTGEGDALVSSISHLTLGESAELVWIIVQDHPDGATHLGQFNAELAKGAKLTLFVMNAGAKLVRQEIRVSMPGEGADFKLRGINLLTGDTHCDVTMMLDHLAENTTSTEIVRNVANGSAKGVFQGQIRVAKEAQKTDARMACNTLLLSDEAEFSTKPELEIFADDVACGHGATVTEIDSNHLFYLMARGIDEKTARGLLVKAFVAEIIEELEDESTVEVLEGILDEWFAAHV; via the coding sequence ATGAACATCCATTCCACCCCGAAGCTGACGGCCGCCGAGACAGCGTTGATCGACGCGTTCGGCGAGCGCTTCTCGGACCTGCCGGGAGACGCGGCGGTCGCGGTCAAGCGCGACAATGCGGTCGAGGCGTTGAAGGCAGGCCTGCCGACCCGCCGCATCGAGGCTTGGCACTACACCGACCTTCGCCGCCTGCTGGCATCCGTGCCCGGCCATGATTCGACGCTCGCTGCCCGCGCGGAACCGGCACTGCTTGCCGGCTCGACCGTGCTGTCGGTGCTCAACGGTGTCTCTGGCACCGGTGCGAAGATCGACGGCATCTCTGTGACGAGGCTTGTCGACAAGCTGGTCGATGGTTCGTTCAGCCCGGCGCTCGGCCCCCAGGAGCCTGCCGACACGGTCGGTGTCCTCAATACCGCCTTCGTCGCCGACGGTTACTTCGTCGATATCGCCGCCGGAGCCGAGATCGCGGCTCCGATCGAGATCCAGAACGTCCAGGCCGGCGGCCAGACGCACAGCCGTTTTCCGGTCCGGGTGGGGCAGGGGGCGAAGGCAACGATCGTCGAGCGCCAGACCGGTGAAGGCGATGCGCTGGTGAGCTCCATCAGCCATCTGACGCTCGGCGAAAGCGCTGAGCTCGTCTGGATCATCGTCCAGGATCATCCGGACGGCGCAACCCATCTGGGCCAGTTCAATGCCGAGCTGGCGAAAGGCGCGAAGCTGACGCTGTTCGTCATGAATGCGGGGGCGAAGCTGGTGCGACAGGAGATCCGCGTCAGCATGCCGGGCGAGGGCGCCGACTTCAAGCTGCGCGGCATCAACCTTTTGACCGGCGACACGCATTGCGACGTCACGATGATGCTCGACCATCTGGCCGAGAACACGACCTCGACCGAGATCGTGCGCAACGTCGCCAACGGCTCTGCGAAGGGCGTGTTCCAGGGCCAGATAAGGGTCGCCAAGGAAGCGCAGAAGACCGACGCGCGCATGGCCTGCAACACGCTGCTGCTCTCCGACGAGGCGGAGTTCTCGACCAAGCCGGAGCTGGAAATCTTCGCCGACGACGTCGCCTGCGGCCATGGTGCCACCGTCACCGAAATCGACAGCAACCATCTCTTCTACCTGATGGCGCGCGGCATCGACGAGAAGACGGCGCGGGGGCTGCTGGTCAAGGCTTTCGTTGCCGAGATCATCGAGGAACTGGAGGACGAGTCGACCGTCGAGGTGCTGGAAGGCATACTGGACGAGTGGTTCGCCGCGCACGTCTAG
- a CDS encoding NAD kinase produces the protein MSTSQIDSFAFVASDTPGAAEAAARLAALYGQNDIAEASVIVALGGDGFMLQTLRETMNSGKRVYGMNRGTVGFLMNEYAEDSLRERVGAAVAETIRPLEMQAVDEAGKVTTALAINEVSLFRQSYQAAKLRISVDGRERLDDLICDGVMVATPAGSTAYNLSAHGPILPLDAPLLALTPVSPFRPRRWRGALLPNKSVVHFEILEIGKRPVNAVADNVEVKSVAEVTVREAPDTTATILFDASHSWDERILAEQFRY, from the coding sequence ATGTCCACATCGCAAATCGACAGTTTCGCCTTCGTCGCCTCCGACACGCCCGGCGCCGCGGAAGCCGCGGCCCGCCTGGCCGCCCTCTACGGCCAGAACGACATCGCCGAGGCGAGCGTGATCGTCGCGCTCGGCGGCGACGGTTTCATGCTGCAGACGCTGCGCGAGACGATGAATTCGGGAAAGCGCGTCTACGGCATGAACCGCGGCACGGTCGGCTTTCTGATGAACGAATACGCCGAGGACAGTCTTCGCGAACGCGTTGGAGCGGCGGTCGCCGAAACGATTCGGCCGCTCGAGATGCAGGCGGTCGACGAAGCCGGCAAAGTGACCACGGCGCTCGCCATCAACGAGGTCTCGCTGTTCCGTCAATCCTATCAGGCCGCAAAGCTGCGCATCTCGGTCGACGGGCGGGAGCGACTGGACGACTTGATCTGCGACGGCGTCATGGTGGCGACGCCCGCCGGTTCGACGGCCTACAATCTCTCGGCGCACGGCCCGATCCTGCCGCTCGATGCGCCGCTTCTGGCACTGACGCCGGTAAGCCCGTTCCGGCCGAGGCGCTGGCGCGGCGCGCTTCTGCCCAACAAGTCGGTCGTACATTTCGAAATACTGGAAATCGGCAAGCGCCCGGTCAATGCGGTGGCAGACAATGTCGAGGTCAAGTCCGTCGCGGAAGTCACCGTGCGGGAGGCGCCGGATACCACTGCCACCATCCTCTTCGACGCCAGCCACTCCTGGGACGAGCGCATTCTGGCGGAGCAATTCCGCTACTGA
- a CDS encoding DUF930 domain-containing protein, whose amino-acid sequence MQAIASPAGWEVWRSPLVSVALHLLAIAMLAFVAAPPRHVAEREVPISVEIVAPTQSAAIANPARPQVMPPRQGPPASASDDSTRKQPSIPRSPPSLPSAGSGVPPLMRPQKMLSQGVLANPRSSAARRQLRTLAAEERAVQLCGIEAMEQVHSWQAAFLPEAVVAYATKSLKMRGGSIIADGAAFNSGGNWYRLRFECDVRGDEVVSFAYSVGDSIPRSEWEEYSLPEQVADDDR is encoded by the coding sequence ATGCAGGCGATTGCTTCGCCCGCCGGGTGGGAGGTCTGGCGTAGCCCGCTTGTTTCCGTCGCCCTCCATCTGCTGGCGATCGCCATGCTGGCGTTCGTTGCCGCACCGCCCCGACATGTCGCAGAGAGGGAGGTCCCGATTTCAGTCGAGATCGTGGCGCCCACGCAATCGGCCGCGATTGCAAACCCCGCCAGACCGCAAGTGATGCCGCCGCGGCAAGGCCCACCTGCATCTGCTTCGGACGATTCGACCCGAAAGCAGCCAAGCATCCCGCGGTCCCCGCCGTCTTTGCCGTCCGCCGGTTCCGGCGTGCCGCCCCTGATGCGTCCACAGAAGATGCTCTCGCAAGGCGTGTTGGCCAATCCGCGCAGCAGCGCCGCGAGGCGGCAATTGCGGACGCTGGCAGCCGAGGAACGCGCTGTGCAGCTCTGTGGTATAGAGGCGATGGAACAGGTGCATTCCTGGCAGGCGGCGTTTCTTCCCGAGGCTGTGGTCGCCTACGCCACGAAAAGTCTGAAGATGCGAGGTGGTTCGATTATCGCCGACGGCGCCGCGTTCAATAGCGGCGGCAATTGGTACCGGCTCCGCTTCGAGTGCGACGTCCGGGGCGACGAGGTCGTTTCCTTCGCCTATTCGGTCGGTGATTCCATTCCGCGATCTGAATGGGAGGAATACAGCCTCCCGGAACAGGTCGCCGACGATGACCGTTAG
- a CDS encoding GFA family protein has translation MKIDGGCHCGAIVYEAEIDPAQVRICHCTDCQELTGTAFRITAPAREEDFRLLRGDPARYVKTAESGRKRIQAFCRDCGSPLYATSAGEGPRIFGVRAGTIRQRRDLTPQRQFWRRSALPWMPEITCAEAFDTQ, from the coding sequence ATGAAGATCGACGGCGGGTGTCACTGCGGCGCAATCGTATACGAGGCCGAAATCGACCCGGCGCAGGTGCGGATTTGCCACTGCACCGACTGCCAGGAACTGACGGGCACGGCCTTCCGGATCACGGCGCCGGCGCGCGAGGAGGATTTCCGGCTTCTGCGCGGCGATCCGGCGCGCTACGTCAAGACGGCCGAAAGCGGGCGCAAGCGGATCCAGGCCTTCTGCCGCGACTGCGGCTCGCCACTCTACGCCACGTCGGCAGGCGAGGGCCCGCGCATTTTCGGCGTTCGCGCCGGCACGATCCGACAGCGGCGGGACCTTACGCCGCAGCGCCAGTTCTGGCGCCGATCGGCGCTGCCCTGGATGCCCGAGATCACCTGCGCCGAAGCGTTCGACACGCAGTGA
- a CDS encoding DUF2199 domain-containing protein, which produces MSSGVQKIWTCACCGKEFEGLPSLAFDVPVQWDKLSRLEKWRSRKDSDFCEVKHNSGETDRFIRCVLPIPVPDINEEFTFGVWISVSETSWRNYRSGYETGEYPTERCFGYLMHEIPGYPSSTLLHCDVVFQPK; this is translated from the coding sequence GTGTCGAGCGGCGTCCAGAAGATTTGGACGTGCGCCTGCTGCGGGAAAGAGTTTGAGGGGCTGCCGAGCCTGGCATTCGATGTCCCGGTGCAATGGGACAAGCTCAGCCGGCTCGAGAAGTGGCGCTCGAGGAAAGACTCCGACTTTTGCGAGGTCAAGCACAACAGCGGGGAGACGGACCGCTTCATCCGGTGCGTTCTTCCTATCCCGGTGCCCGATATCAATGAGGAATTCACCTTCGGCGTCTGGATCTCGGTTTCCGAGACCAGCTGGCGAAATTATCGGTCGGGCTACGAAACCGGAGAGTATCCCACGGAGAGGTGCTTCGGATACCTGATGCATGAGATTCCCGGTTATCCTAGTTCGACTCTGTTGCATTGTGACGTAGTCTTCCAACCGAAATAA
- a CDS encoding cysteine desulfurase: MDQIVTPNPYDVEAIRRDFPILSREVYGKPLVYLDNGASAQKPQVVLDTIQHAYAQEYANVHRGLHFLSNAATDAYEKARETVRRFLNAPSTDTIVFTSNTTSAINTVAYGWGMPNIGEGDEIVLSIMEHHSNIVPWHFIRERQGAKLVWVPVDDEGALHIEDFERSLTARTKLVAITQMSNALGTVTPIKEIVRIAHERGIPVLVDGSQSAVHMPIDVQDLDCDWFVMTGHKLYGPSGIGVLYGRKDRLESMRPFQGGGEMIFDVTEDIVTYNDPPHRFEAGTPPIVQAIGLGAALDYMDSIGRERIAAHETDLKTYAHERLSRINSLRIFGNAPGKGAIVSFELQGIHAHDVSMVIDRSGVAVRAGTHCAQPLLKRFGVTSTCRASFGMYNTRAEIDALAEALEKARKFFG; the protein is encoded by the coding sequence ATGGATCAGATCGTCACGCCCAACCCCTACGACGTCGAGGCCATCCGTCGCGATTTTCCGATCCTGTCGCGCGAGGTCTACGGCAAGCCGCTGGTCTATCTCGACAATGGCGCGTCCGCGCAGAAGCCGCAGGTTGTGCTGGACACGATCCAGCATGCCTACGCCCAAGAATACGCCAACGTCCATCGCGGCCTGCATTTCCTGTCCAATGCGGCGACCGACGCTTACGAGAAGGCGCGCGAAACCGTCCGGCGATTCCTCAATGCGCCGTCGACGGACACTATCGTCTTCACCTCGAACACGACATCGGCGATTAACACCGTCGCATACGGTTGGGGCATGCCGAATATCGGCGAGGGCGACGAGATCGTCCTCTCGATCATGGAGCACCACTCCAACATCGTGCCATGGCATTTCATCCGCGAGCGTCAGGGCGCCAAGCTGGTCTGGGTGCCGGTCGACGACGAGGGCGCCCTCCATATCGAGGACTTCGAAAGGAGCCTGACGGCGCGGACCAAACTCGTCGCCATCACGCAGATGTCGAACGCACTGGGCACCGTCACGCCGATCAAGGAGATCGTGCGGATCGCGCATGAGCGCGGCATCCCCGTCCTGGTGGACGGCAGCCAGTCGGCGGTGCATATGCCGATCGACGTGCAGGATCTCGATTGCGACTGGTTTGTCATGACCGGCCACAAGCTCTACGGCCCCTCCGGCATCGGCGTGCTCTACGGCAGGAAGGATCGGCTGGAATCGATGCGCCCCTTCCAGGGCGGCGGCGAGATGATCTTCGACGTGACCGAGGACATCGTCACCTACAACGACCCGCCCCACCGCTTCGAGGCGGGAACGCCGCCGATCGTGCAGGCGATCGGGCTGGGTGCTGCGCTCGATTATATGGACAGCATCGGCCGCGAACGCATCGCCGCGCACGAGACGGATCTGAAGACCTATGCCCATGAGCGCCTGTCGCGCATCAATTCGCTGCGCATCTTCGGCAACGCTCCGGGCAAGGGCGCGATCGTGTCCTTCGAACTGCAGGGCATCCATGCCCACGACGTATCGATGGTGATCGACCGGTCGGGCGTGGCGGTGCGCGCGGGGACACATTGTGCCCAGCCGCTCTTGAAACGTTTCGGCGTGACCTCCACGTGCAGGGCGTCATTCGGCATGTATAATACGCGGGCCGAAATCGATGCCTTGGCCGAGGCACTGGAAAAGGCGCGGAAATTCTTCGGGTGA
- the sufA gene encoding Fe-S cluster assembly scaffold SufA produces MGRFAIMTMTDAAAERVREIVSARDNAKGIRVGVKKGGCAGMEYTIDLVTEPNPKDDHIERAGADVWVAPEAALYLLGTEMDFEVTTLRTGFTFRNPNQSSACGCGESVELKPADLKALAEARASAA; encoded by the coding sequence ATGGGCCGTTTTGCAATCATGACCATGACCGATGCCGCGGCGGAGCGCGTCAGGGAGATCGTTTCCGCGCGCGACAACGCGAAAGGCATCCGCGTCGGCGTCAAGAAGGGCGGCTGCGCCGGCATGGAATATACGATCGACCTCGTGACGGAGCCGAACCCGAAGGACGACCATATCGAGCGCGCCGGCGCCGATGTCTGGGTTGCTCCCGAGGCGGCGCTCTACCTGCTCGGCACCGAGATGGATTTCGAGGTGACGACGCTGCGCACCGGCTTCACCTTCCGCAACCCGAACCAGAGCTCAGCCTGCGGCTGCGGTGAATCGGTCGAGCTCAAGCCAGCCGACCTCAAAGCGCTGGCCGAGGCCCGCGCCAGCGCGGCCTGA